The Bacteroidia bacterium genome segment CGACTGAAAGAATAAAATCCATTGAGGGCTGATTGCCCCAGGAAGGAGGACGAAGTACCGGGCAGGTAGGTCCATGCCGGCTCTGGCAGATAAAGAAAAGACCCTGTTCCACAAAGGAGAAGGATGAGGGAGCTCCATCCTTGCCGGGTTTTATCTTTGCGTGTGATTTGTATACTCCAGTTCCGTGAAATGAGGTAGTACAGTACCGTGATAAGAATTCCGGCAAGTGAAACGGGAACTATAGGGAACGAATGCAGAATAGTGCTCAGAATGGGGCCCGGATCACGTGCGATGTTCATGGCCATCACATTCAGTCGGGTTCCGAACTGATCGTAGTAAAACAAATCGGAGAACAGGACAAGGCAGGAAAGAAAAAGAGCGAAGCGGAATAATAAATTAAATACGGATTTACGAAAGAGATCGCTTGTGAAAAAAAAGATGCGACTGACGATGTAACAGGAACCTCCGATCACACTCACCGCCATAATGTCGAGCCATAAGCCACCCATCATCACTCCCGGAATCAGGGACAGGGATTCTGCGGGCAGATGATCGGAGTGCCAGAGAAGAAAGATAATTCTTCCTGCTGTGAAAAGTAACAGGAGACAGATCTGAGAGCGCAGGAAGTATTTGAAAAAACTTTTACTGGTCATTGGCTCAGCAGAGGTTGACTTCCCGTTCCAGTTCTACATTGAATTTGTTTTTAATATCGCTGCGTATCTCTTCCGAAAGTGCGAGGATGTCCTTCCCCAAGGCGCTTCCGTAATTCACCAACACGAGTGCCTGCTGGGGATGAACTCCGGCATCCGCACGGCGGAAACCTTTCCACCCGGCTTGTTCGATCAGCCATCCGGCGGCCAGTTTCACCGTGCCGTCCGGTTGCGGGTAAGAAGGCATATTCTTGAAGTTTTCTTTCAGTCTTCCGGCATGCTTGGCACTTACAACAGGATTTTTAAAGAAACTGCCTGCATTGCCCGTTACGCGGGGGTCAGGAAGTTTGCTCCTGCGGATATTTCCGACCGCAGTACTCACGTCGCGAACGGTCGGGCTGTGAACGCCCATTTTGACCAGCTCTTCCCTGATGGCTCCGTAAGAAGTGTTCAGCACGGGTTGTTTGTTAAGCCGAAGTGTTATAGAGACAATAATGAAGCGATCCTTTCCTTCATGCTTGAAAAAACTCTCACGGTATCCAAACCGGCATTCATTGGCATTAAATTTCCGGAGGTGCAAATTGGATATCTCCAGGGCTTCCAGTTCCTCGAACGCATCTTTGATCTCTGAACCGTATGCGCCGATATTTTGCATGGGGCCGGCTCCCGCAGAACCGGGAATCAGCGACAGGTTTTCAATTCCGCCCCAACCATGGTCAACAGCCCAGGTGACTACTTCATGCCAGTTTTCCCCTGCCCCTGCACGAACCCATACATGGTTATCGTCTTCCCGGACTACTCTCATTCCCTTAATGCAATTTACGATAACCACTCCCTCAACATCTTTGGTAAGAAGTACGTTCGACCCTCCGCCAAGTATCAGACGGGGGAGCTGGCTGAATGGAGGGTTAGATAAAAGCTGGATGAATTCCTCCACCTGATCCACTTCTGCGATGAAGCGGGCCTTTACATCCATCCCGAATGTATTATAGGCCTTTAAACTGCAATTTTCCCGGATGATCATCGTTAATCCTGTAAAGATACGCCAGAGCGGGAGAGGGGTGGGAATCACTATCTTAGCGTAATTAACAAAAATCTGTGAAAAAGGCCATTGTAGCCGTCATCAATGATCTGGCCACTGATCAGCGGGTCGACAGGACCTGCCGGACCCTTGTAAAAGAGGGTTTTAAGGTTACACTGGTGGGCAGAAGGCTTCCAGGATCTCTACCGGTTGGTATGCGGCCTTATCAAACACGCAGGATGAGACTGCTATTCAGGAAAGGCCCTCTTTTTTACCTCTTTTTCAATGTGCGGCTGTTCCTGTTTCTTCTCTTACGGCGAGCGGATCTTATAGTTGCCAACGATCTGGATACCCTTGCAGCCTGTTCGGTGGCTGCTACCTTGAAAAGGAGAGTACTTTGGTATGATAGCCATGAGTTATTCTGCGAAGTGCCTGAGTTGATGGGTTCAGGTTGGAAAAAACGGGTCTGGGAACGCATTGAAAGGAGATATTTTCCACGGCTGAAATTTGTGTCTACTGTCAATGAAAGCATTGCTCTCTGGTACCATAATCGTTATGGAATAAAACCGGCTGTGATCCGTAATATACCGGATGTACGCACTCCGTCGGAGCGTAAGAGCAGGGCAGATCTTGGAATGCCGGAAGACCGGAAAATTCTTCTCCTTCAGGGGGC includes the following:
- a CDS encoding glycosyltransferase, whose translation is MKKAIVAVINDLATDQRVDRTCRTLVKEGFKVTLVGRRLPGSLPVGMRPYQTRRMRLLFRKGPLFYLFFNVRLFLFLLLRRADLIVANDLDTLAACSVAATLKRRVLWYDSHELFCEVPELMGSGWKKRVWERIERRYFPRLKFVSTVNESIALWYHNRYGIKPAVIRNIPDVRTPSERKSRADLGMPEDRKILLLQGAGINVDRGAEEIVEAMKHTEGIVLYIIGGGDVLRVLKQEAASVSGKVVFLPKMPFRELMQYTMNADAGLTLDKDHNLNYRYSLPNKLFDYIRCGIPVIASSLPEINRIFEQYNIGIRIPSHHPGEMAAAITAFLSDNAALMRARKEVERAAKDLVWEKEEVIITRMIKSMFP
- the murB gene encoding UDP-N-acetylmuramate dehydrogenase encodes the protein MIIRENCSLKAYNTFGMDVKARFIAEVDQVEEFIQLLSNPPFSQLPRLILGGGSNVLLTKDVEGVVIVNCIKGMRVVREDDNHVWVRAGAGENWHEVVTWAVDHGWGGIENLSLIPGSAGAGPMQNIGAYGSEIKDAFEELEALEISNLHLRKFNANECRFGYRESFFKHEGKDRFIIVSITLRLNKQPVLNTSYGAIREELVKMGVHSPTVRDVSTAVGNIRRSKLPDPRVTGNAGSFFKNPVVSAKHAGRLKENFKNMPSYPQPDGTVKLAAGWLIEQAGWKGFRRADAGVHPQQALVLVNYGSALGKDILALSEEIRSDIKNKFNVELEREVNLC